The Equus caballus isolate H_3958 breed thoroughbred chromosome 22, TB-T2T, whole genome shotgun sequence genome window below encodes:
- the ADISSP gene encoding adipose-secreted signaling protein isoform X2 — MAAANKGNKPRVRSIRFAAGHDAEGSQSHVHFDEKLHDSVVMVTQESDSSFLVKVGFLKILHRYEITFTLPPVHRLSKDIREAPVPSLHLKLLSVMPIPEGYSIKCEYSAHKEGVLKEEMLLACEGGTGTCVRVMVQARVMDRHHGTPMLLDGVKCVGAELEYDSEHSDWHGFD, encoded by the exons ATGGCTGCAGCCAACAAGG GCAACAAGCCTAGAGTCCGGAGTATCCGCTTTGCAGCAGGTCATGATGCAGAAGGCTCCCAGAGCCACGTCCACTTTGATGAGAAGCTGCATGACTCAGTGGTCATGGTCACCCAGGAGAGCGACAGCAGCTTTCTAGTCAAG GTTGGCTTCCTGAAGATCCTGCACAGGTATGAGATTACCTTCACTCTGCCGCCAGTGCACAGGCTGAGCAAGGACATCCGAGAGGCACCTGTCCCCAGCCTGCACCTCAAGCTCCTCAGCGTCATGCCCATCCCAGAAG GTTACAGCATCAAGTGTGAATACTCGGCACACAAGGAGGGTGTCCTCAAGGAGGAGATGCTGCTAGCCTGTGAAGGTGGCACCGGGACCTGTGTGCGCGTCATGGTGCAGGCCCGCGTCATGG ACCGGCACCACGGCACACCCATGCTGCTGGATGGTGTCAAGTGCGTGGGTGCTGAGCTAGAATACGACTCTGAGCACAGTGACTGGCATGGCTTCGACTGA
- the ADISSP gene encoding adipose-secreted signaling protein isoform X1, with product MGGGGGVAMRRAAAAARGSLLVLCVQPPLPPRPPQLPPRSSVTAPQCALHGNKPRVRSIRFAAGHDAEGSQSHVHFDEKLHDSVVMVTQESDSSFLVKVGFLKILHRYEITFTLPPVHRLSKDIREAPVPSLHLKLLSVMPIPEGYSIKCEYSAHKEGVLKEEMLLACEGGTGTCVRVMVQARVMDRHHGTPMLLDGVKCVGAELEYDSEHSDWHGFD from the exons ATGGGTGGAGGCGGGGGCGTGGCCATgaggcgggcggcggcggcggcgcgggggtCTCTCCTCGTGCTCTGCGTCCAGCCCCCGCTGCCGCCGCGACCGCCACAGCTGCCGCCGCGGTCGTCCGTCACGGCCCCGCAGTGCGCCCTGCACG GCAACAAGCCTAGAGTCCGGAGTATCCGCTTTGCAGCAGGTCATGATGCAGAAGGCTCCCAGAGCCACGTCCACTTTGATGAGAAGCTGCATGACTCAGTGGTCATGGTCACCCAGGAGAGCGACAGCAGCTTTCTAGTCAAG GTTGGCTTCCTGAAGATCCTGCACAGGTATGAGATTACCTTCACTCTGCCGCCAGTGCACAGGCTGAGCAAGGACATCCGAGAGGCACCTGTCCCCAGCCTGCACCTCAAGCTCCTCAGCGTCATGCCCATCCCAGAAG GTTACAGCATCAAGTGTGAATACTCGGCACACAAGGAGGGTGTCCTCAAGGAGGAGATGCTGCTAGCCTGTGAAGGTGGCACCGGGACCTGTGTGCGCGTCATGGTGCAGGCCCGCGTCATGG ACCGGCACCACGGCACACCCATGCTGCTGGATGGTGTCAAGTGCGTGGGTGCTGAGCTAGAATACGACTCTGAGCACAGTGACTGGCATGGCTTCGACTGA